One Tenrec ecaudatus isolate mTenEca1 chromosome 12, mTenEca1.hap1, whole genome shotgun sequence DNA segment encodes these proteins:
- the LOC142422710 gene encoding endothelial cell-selective adhesion molecule-like, protein MTTSRSGWARTLLPGPSVATFLQFLFLGLSALASPSRAQLKLHVPAGLSRVQAVEGSEVVLPMWYTLNEELSSSQPVDLPLLIWYLDQKGKEMHPVFIYSNEVVSRNPRVSLVYSMPSRNLSLRLQDIQEEDSGSYRCSVILVDSQHKTKGNSSKSLDLNVLVPPASPSCHLQGVPRVGNNVTLSCQSPRSKPAAKYQWERLLPSSQVFYTPVLDPIRGSLRLTNLSASVSGVYICKAHNIAGSAQCNITLEVSTGPGPAVVAGAVVGTLIGLGLLAGLVVLYQRRNNGLEEPANDIKEDAIAPKTLPWPKGSDTLSKNGTLSSVTSARALRPPHGPPRPGTLTPTPSLSTQALPSPRLPRTDEAHLQPGSPSPGRLSSSALGRMGAVAVMPAQNQAGSLV, encoded by the exons ATGACTACATCCCGGTCTGGGTGGGCCAGGACTCTCCTGCCTGGGCCCTCTGTGGCCACCTTCCTGCAGTTTTTGTTCCTGGGGCTGAGTGCGCTCG CATCACCCTCAAGAGCCCAACTGAAGCTGCATGTGCCTGCAGGCCTGTCCAGGGTGCAAGCAGTGGAGGGATCAGAGGTGGTGCTGCCCATGTGGTATACCCTGAATGAGGAGTTGTCTTCATCTCAGCCTGTGGATTTGCCTTTGTTGATCTGGTACTTGGATCAGAAGGGGAAGGAAATGCACCCG GTGTTCATTTACAGCAATGAAGTTGTGTCCAgaaatcccagagtgtctctagtCTACTCCATGCCCTCCCGGAACTTGTCACTTCGGCTGCAGGacatccaagaggaagactctgggTCTTACCGTTGTTCTGTGATTCTGGTTGACAGTCAACACAAAACTAAGGGCAATAGCTCCAAAAGCTTGGATCTGAATGTGCTGG TTCCTCCTGCTTCTCCATCCTGCCATCTCCAGGGCGTGCCCCGTGTGGGGAACAATGTGACCCTGAGCTGCCAGTCCCCAAGAAGTAAGCCTGCTGCCAAATACCAGTGGGAGAGGCTGCTTCCATCCTCCCAGGTCTTCTATACACCAGTTTTAG ATCCCATTCGTGGGTCCTTAAGACTGACAAacctgtctgcttctgtgtctGGCGTCTACATCTGCAAAGCCCACAATATTGCTGGCAGTGCCCAGTGCAATATCACTCTGGAAGTGAGCACAG GGCCTGGGCCTGCAGTGGTTGCTGGAGCTGTTGTGGGCACGCTGATTGGATTAGGCCTGCTGGCCGGGTTGGTCGTTTTGTATCAACGCCGGAATAATGGCCTAGAGGAGCCAGCTAATGATATCAA GGAGGATGCCATCGCACCCAAGACCCTGCCCTGGCCCAAGGGTTCAGATACACTCTCCAAGAACGGAACCCTTTCCTCTGTCACCTCAGCACGAGCCCTTCGACCACCCCACGGCCCTCCCAGGCCGGGCACATTAACTCCCACGCCCAGTCTGTCTACGCAGGCCCTACCCTCACCAAGGCTGCCTAGAACGGATGAAGCCCATCTTCAGCCAGGGTCACCAAGCCCCGGCCGACTTTCTTCCTCTGCTCTGGGTCGCATGGGGGCTGTGGCTGTCATGCCTGCCCAGAATCAGGCTGGATCTCTGGTGTGA